Part of the Falco cherrug isolate bFalChe1 chromosome 1, bFalChe1.pri, whole genome shotgun sequence genome, cagctggaaatgGGAAGTCAGATCCACGTGGGAGAGAGCATGGCGGTGTTTGGTTGGCTGGAAGCCTACCTCAGGTGCTGACCCGGCAGGATGGGTGCCCATTGCCTCAGCCTTGAACCATGTATGCCTGAGCTTTGCCATGGCACCAGCCTCTCTGGGTGTGGTGCCACAGGACAGCATGTTGTGTGCtcgctgctgccagcagcaagtGGCCAGCTGGCCCTGCCTGGGGCCACCTTGCCCACTGACCTGTGCTGCCAGCGAGGGCACCAAGTGTGTGCTCCCAGCTGGCCTGGCCTCACCGGAGCTGAGCTTATCATTGTGGAAACACAGCAAACTCACATCAAGCCACCGCGGGCACAGGTGACCACTTTATCCCAAGGCTGCCATCCCTGCGTGGTGTGGAGGCAGCCCTTGTGTCCCTGTGAGTCCCCATTTATTTCTGTGGGTCACCTTGTGTCCCTGTGACAGAAGGATGTGGGCAAGATCTGCTGTTGGCTGGTTGTGAGAATCACCCTGGGATGGGAGTGACCTGTGCAGGAGAGAAGCGTGCTTCTGGCAGCTGGCACCTGTGCCAGCAGTGGGATAAGCTGTGCTGGGAGGACCCAGCACCAACGCAATGGGGCCCTACGGGCATGGGCAGCACGATGGTCACAGCCACCAGCCTGGGCGGCACACTGACCAGTGCGGGTACTGCCCTGGTGGTGGCACAGGCAGCACGCTGGGGGTGGTGTGGAGGGTGTGCTGGTGACAGCATGGGCAGTACACCGGTGATGGCTGGGCAGTGGGCCAGGGCTGTGCGCTGGTGACGGTGCTGGTGGTGGCACTGGCAGCCGCGTACTGTGTGGGAAATGTGTCAGTCACACTGTGAGAGTGACAGTGTGGGCAGTCACAAGTGCAGGTAAGGACCACAGTGCAGGGATCAGAGATGCAGATGCGGAAAAATGTAACCCAGAAAATTTTGGGAAAACatgcaagaaggaaaacaagatatGATGTTTCAAAGTATGTTAGGAATAAGAATATTAGGAACGATGGCCTCGTCTGGTACTGGACAGGGATGTACGTTCACATGTTTGCACATGTGAGTGCTATGTTCATCACTGGTTTtcctctctggaaaaaaacaggatgAGGCACTTGTATCATGTGGTACAAGAAGTGCTTCCCAGCCTGTTTGTCGtgggaaaatggaaattatcATCTACTAAGGaggataaataaaaataaatgaatatatcAGATGGCTTTCATACAGGAGTGCCAGAAGAGCTGCCTAGGGAGGTGTCTGCCCCGTCCTGATAATTTCCAGTGAGTCTTGGACTGTTGGGGAGATTCTGGAAGGAATTTGTGGTTTTTGAGGCCAGAAAGGGACATATGACGGTTCAGCCTGACCTGAAGCAGGCTGGCCCTGATCCCTCTCAGACCTGCTTCCCTTCAGCTCCAACAGCACCGGTAGAGCTGAAGACCTTTCTTCCCTCATCATGCCCGAATGTGTGTCCCTGTGAGCCATGCCTGGACCTTGCTGTGTCCCTGACTGCCGCTTGaggcttttctctcctctgGAGCACTGGCAGGCTGGTGCTTTGCCTTGGGGAGATGAGCAGACTGGGCTCCAAGACTGTTTATTGGAGGCTTTCCacctgtgtctgtgtgtggctCCTCGACAGACTCTAGTTTATCAGCATCCTTCCCACACCATGGCCACCACTCTGACAGCATCTGCAGCCAGCGCAGAGGTCACCAAATGTCTGCAGCCCTGCCTGACTCCGCAGTGATTCATCTGAGGCTCCCTCCTATACTGAGTTACCAGTGGCATTGCAGAGCACACTCATATTCAACTAATTGTTCATCACTAAGTTGTTGCTTCAGGCATCGTATTCTGTATTCTTTTACCTAGACACGACTTTATGCTTGGCTGTATTAAGAAGTATGCCGCTTGCTGAAGCCCGATTTAACAGCCATTTCAGATCACTCTGAGTGCTGTATTTACTCCTTTATTCTCCACTTCCTCGGCCTTTGCCACCTGCACACCACACAGGCACAGCATCCTGCCATGGGGTCACgcttgcccagctctgcttcagcaCTCCCTGTTTTTCAGCACTCAGGGGCTCTCCACCTGTAGGGCTTGCCAAAAAGCCTTGCAGTCCCAAGGAGTTCCTCCGGCAGGGCTTTTAGTGTCTGTGGGTCAATGTTAGCATCACCCTGTTAGGTAACGGCGTGCTCGGGTTTGGGGGTGCAAGAGTTGGGCAGGTGGTGCAGGGTACGTCTGGCTGTACTgtgagggaagggagagcagggcaggcaaGGGACAGCCCAGGGCTTGCGAGGCTGCAGCCTCCATacccagagccaggctggggccGCAGCGCTGTGTCCCGTGCTGGTGTCTCCTTGCAGAGGAGATGGAAAAATGCAAGAGTGCGGAAGAGCCCCAGTGAGACGTGGTAGCTGCAAAAACTGTTGTAGAGCAATGGCTTTGGAGGTGTTGACTTTTTGAGTGATCAAGGCATGATCCGGGAATGGTGCAGTGGCTGTATAGGGACCGTTGGTGGGGTCAGGCCAGCCTGAAGGCAGGACATGGGCTTTACAAGGGGACGATGCAAGGGGGTCTGCAGCGGTGAGGGCTCCCTGGGTGTGCCAGAGAGGTATCCCAGTCTGCGTACCCCAGGCTAGGGTGTGCCTGGCAGGCGAATCCTACTCCTGGACACTCAGCTTGAAGGAGTGGTGAGGTGCCAGCTCTCCAGGGTGTCTCCATTGGTCCTGCTCCACAGAGACCCCTCTCGTGCAGACGGCCATCTATCTCATACACACCTGCTTCATCTGGAGTCACTCATCACAACAGGCAAACTTACAGCTTGTGTGTTTGGGCTACAAGCAAGTTTGGTTCTTGATTACACAATTAGAAGCACTgctgaagagaaagggaaaagaaacccaCCCCAGCCATGCTTCCACCGGTCTCACTGCAAGCCCTGAAAGCATCGTTGCAAAGCTGCTCCTCCATCTCCTTGGCTGTTTTGTTCTCAGTTTCCCCCAGggatcctccttcctcccctggAGCCTGCTGGCCACTCGACCCTCCTTTCCTTGCTCAGGACATTGAGCTTTTCATCACCACAGGACTTTGTCAGGTGGTTAAAGCAGGCTGTTTGGGCTAAGCTGGTCCCTCCcacctgctttttctgcagcaagggTACTAACCCATCTCCCAGGAGGCAACGTCCTGCTGGTCTCTGAGTCTATCTCATCCAGATGCACTGTCTTTCTAGAGGTCCCTACACACCACAAATGGTTGGGCtcagcactgggagcactgggtgAGATTTATGTCTCTGTGTGGCCGTTGAAAgtaggcagggcagggctgcccgtgcaggggaagagctgcagctctgcagtctGGGGGGTCTGTGCAAGTGAAGGCTGGAAGCCTGCAGGACATGGTGCAGCTCCAGGGACGGAGAGGGTGCCATGTACCAGGAAGCTCTCGGTGTTGCGGGCTGGCACACGCCCAGGTACCTCTTTGCAAAGAGCCTTGGGTGACCCCTTGTCCTTGCTGCGCAGGCTGAAACACTGGGGGCTGAACTGCTACATGTACGCGCCCAAGGATGAGCTGAAGCACCGGCTGCTCTGGCGAGAGCCCTACACAGAGCATGAGGCAGGTAGTGGCTCTGCTGGGCCCCAGCATGGGTGGGATGCAGGCGTCCCGGGTCCTCGAGGGTGAAGCATGGTCTGCATCTCAGCCAGGATCAGGCTGGCTGTTACCACTCTTCCTGCCGGGAACCTGACCATTGCAGGGACTCCGCTGGCCCTGCCAAGTGCAAGAAGACCCCCAGACCCTGCCCATCACACAGAGTTGCCTAGAACCCCAcccagcacagggagctccCCAAGTGGGCCTCTGGCAATATACTCAAATACACCAGGGCCTGCAGGCCCTTGTGGAAAGTCCTCTGTGTCCCGAGGAATGGGAAATGGTCTCCCCTGGGCTTCTCCCCTTcagatgctctctcctgcctccTGACACCCTCAGCTCCTTCCTTTCGGGCCACTGCGGttccctctccctccatcccttGCGTCCTCCATCCCTCGGCTCCCTCCATCTCTTGCCTCCCAGCGCTCACAGCATCCCCTCTGCCTTGTCCCCAGCCTGCATGCAGTCTCTCATCGAAGCTGCCCAAGAGCAGGGTGTGGAGTTTGTTTTTGCCATTTCTGCGGGCCAGGACATGGTGTTTTCAAGTGCCGGGGAtcggctcctgctgcagcaaaaaCTCAGGCAGGTACCGTGGGCCGTTCCTTCATCCCACTGCTCCCAGGCgaggggtgtgtgtgctggtgtgtgagccctgtgcccaccccaaaggctggtgtggggctgtaagcccctcccgccgccgcacATCatggagcagctctgggggGTGCCCGGTGGCAGATGTGCTGTCTCTGTCGTTGTGACAGGGAGCCAAGGGCTCTGTGGGTGCCTGACTGCCAGCGGGAGAGGGACTGTCTAAGCCCCAGAGCTTGCCGGGCAGCACCACTGGCTGGTGCAGGCTGGCGCTGAGCCCCCCGTTGGGCAGCTGCCCCACACTGCACCATGCCGGCCACCTCTTGAGCCGCCCCTGGGACCCCCGGTGCTGGGACCCCCCTGCCCGGGCCTGCGGTGAGGCTGCCCCCGACATGGCTGCCCCGCTCCCAGCGCGGGCTCCCGGTGTGGCAGGGTGGTGCGGGGGCGGCCAgtggggctgcctggcagcagcgCGGTGGGAGCGGGCCCTGGCCCACCGCAGGGCGGGCTCCGGTTTGGAAGGGCTCCCAGCTGCCAGCGAACACGGCTGTGCCTGGGGCTTGGGGTGAGGTGGGCCGTGGCCGTGGGGCTGGCACACGCCTGCAGAGGGGCTGAGCCTGGTGTGCGGCATCGACTGGACTGGCGTGGGGGACACGGCAAGGGCCGCTCTGCCTGCCCGTGTGCCCCGGAGCTCTGCTGTCCTTGCAGGGCGCGGGTGGCAGGGGCTCGTCTGGGGCTCGCTGcctcctttctctctgctgcccaGGAGTCCTAGCAGCCAGTGTCCGTGCCTGCAGGTGGCCGCCCTGGGGTGCCACTCCTTTGCGCTGCTCTTTGATGACATCGACCCCTGCATGTGCCAAGCTGACAGAGACGTCTTCccttccctggcacaggctCAGGCCTCTGTGGCCAATGAGGTGTACCAGGAGCTGGGCCAGCCCtccatcttcctcttctgtccTACAGGtactgcctgcagctgtgcGGCCCCAGCCACCCTGCCCCGGGGAGCATGGTGCTTGGTCAGCCGTGGCACCCCACAGCAGACCAGGGTGCCCTTTGGCTGGCTGCACCCAGCACCTGTGTCTGCTGGAAGCTGGCTGCCCTGACAGCCTTtgcagctccccccagccccccaatGCCCCTGCGGGAGCCCCGGAGAACTCAGGACTAGGATGGGACCAGGCTGCAGACTGGTGTCAGCAGCTGTGCTTGCTGTATTCCCTGCACCGCCTATCTCCGCAGCCCCTATCCAATGATCCCAGGCAGCCTCTCCTCGCCTTGTCTTTCTGCCCCTCAGGGGATGCTCTGTGCTCTCTTCCCAGAGTACTGCAGCTCTCTGtgctctcccagccccagccagtCCTGCTACTTGCTGACCATcggccaggagctgctcccagggATTGGCGTCATCTGGACAGGTGAGCGTGTGGCCCTTTGAGGCTTCTCAGCCGGAGCCAGTGTCTGCCAGCGCTGCAGCTGCGGGCTCGGTCCCAGGAGTGGTGCCAGCAAGTGGCCCCATCCCGGCACCCCTCAGCACCCGGTGCAAAGCCCCGGCTGGGCCAGCCAGGGCTTGGCTGTGGGTCTGCTCTCCTGGCTGGGGCGGGTGGGATGGGGTCACTTGCCCCTTCGTCTCTGTGCTTGGCACCCAGATGTGCATGTGTCCCTGCTGTGCATGTGCAtgatgggctgtgctgcctgtccACACATCCATGCCGTGATGCTCCAGGCCCAAAGGTGGTGTCACAGGAACTCTCGGCCTCGCTGCTGAAGGAGGTGGAGGGTGTTCTGCATCGCCGACCTGTCATCTGGGACAACTTGTACGCCAACGACTATGACTGCAGGCGTGTCTTCCTGGGCCCATACACGGGACGTGCCCCCGGCCTCATGCCCAGGCTCCACGGACTGCTCCTTAACCCCAACTGCGAGCTCCAGGCCAACTTCATCCCCATGCACACACTGGGCAGCTGGTTTCGGAGtgagctggggagctgtgccCGCTCTGATCACACAGGTACCCGGACCTAGTaccccagcagctccatgcGTGGGGCCTCAGTGCCGGCCACGAGCCCAtgcacccagggcagggctgccccttGCTGCCGGGCTGCCATggccctgctgctttcctgcatgGCAGCCTGGGAGAGGTGTCTCACCTGGCTGGGCACTACCCAACGTCCCAGGGGTGGGATCCATCCCGGGGACATCTCCTTggtgggggcagggagctgcccaCCCTCAGTATGGCATGGGATAGCTCCATCAAGCAAAAAGTGGGGCTGTCCAGGCTGATGAGCTCCAGTTCCTCAGGGACGGAGGCTGCGGCAGCCCTGGGGGACAGCCAAGGCCCGCAGGAAGGGAGCTACAGCCCCCAGGAGGCCTTGGAGCTGGCACTGCATGACTGGGTGGTGGAGATAAACCGGCAGGCGTTGGAGCCAGGTAGGTGATGAACTCACCCCATGAGCATCCCTTACCCCCTCTGGAGCACTggaccagctctgctgggagtTCAGTGGCATGAGGGAGCCGCATGCCCTGCCCGTTTAGGTGGAGTGCTCTGGCTGGTGTGGCAGCAGAGTCTGCgtgtgccatggtgggcagGCGTGGGTGTCCATTGTGCTGTGCTACCCCGTGGGTGCTCCTACCCCAGCCACATCCCCAGTGGGGTCTCGTCAATGGGCAGTGTGGGAGCCTGGGCCATGATACGGCTCTGAAGAGGGGGTTCAGCCAGGTGCAAGCTTGGTGTTTGGCAGTGTTTGCCTCTGCAAAGGCTCTGGCCTCACCAGCCACAGAAGCATGAACTCCAGAGTGCAGAGCGATCCAAAGGCCATGGTCCTGGcagctctctgctccctgcctgctcagagATGGAGCCTCCTGGCACAGCCACTCCCTGGGCTATCCTGCCCCACAGGCAGCAGTTTCCATGCAGGTGCCAGAGGGGCTGCACCTTTGCTCCTTTCTGCCAGGAGGAAGGAGCCCAGGACACCCCAGCATCAGACTCAAGGGAGGAGTAAGGCTGCAGTCTGGCACAGCGGGAGGACTGGGAGCCACACctgacccccagccccatgACACTGTTCCCAGTGgggaacagccctgcagcatgGCACCAgggcagagaaggaggaaggtgaCCTCAGAGCCTGAGAATGGCACTGGGAGCAGGACCTTCGCTAGCAGTTGGCAAAGCCCCACAGGGGATGGGGACCAGCTCGCCACAGGGAGCAGAGCGAGCTGTGagccctcctctgctctgcccagcatGGCCGGCAGTGTCCAGTGCACAGGAACCCCGGTGGCTACCAAGACCCTCCACAGCCCAGGCCCCACCATGTGCTGCAGCAATGGGGCTAACACCAGCCAGAACCTTCTCATACCCACCAGTGATGCCAGGACAGGGGGTGGCAGCCCccctgagccccacagcagtaTCCAGCCTACGGCCAGCAGGGCTGACACGCCCCAGACATGGCCAGGGCCTGGGGCTTGCACCAGCCCTGGCTCTCAAGCACTCCTCATTGATGGGGCTCGCGCCAGCCCTGGCCCCATGGCCCCATTGACCCCAGAGGAGGCTGGATCCATCCCCATGGCACCGCTCACCCCCAAGGAGGCCAGCTCCAGCCCTACAGCACCACTGACCCCAGAGGGGGCTGGGTCTGGCCCCATGGTACTGTTGACCCCAGAGGAGGCTGAATCTGGCCCCATGGTACCGCTGACCCCCAAGGAGGCCAggtccagccccacagcaccgCCAGCTGCAGAGGAAGCCAGGTCCATCCCCATGGCACTGCTGACCCCCAAGGAGGCCAGGTCCAGCCCTACAGCACCACTGGCCCcagagggggctggggctggccccaTGGTACTGCTGACCCCAGAGGAGGCTGGATCTGGCCCCATGGTACCGCTGACCCCCAAGGAGGCCAGGTCCAGCACCACAGCACCACTGACCCCAGAGGAGGCTGGGTCTGGGCCCATGGTACCGCTGACCCCCAAGGAGGCCAGGTCCAGCACCACAGCACCAGTGACCCCAGAGGAGGCTGGGTCTGGGCCCATGGTACCGCTGACCCCCAAGGAGGCCAGGTCCAGCACCACAGCACCAGTGACCCCAGAGGAGGCTGGGTCTGGGCCCATGGTACCACTGACCCCCAAGGAGGCCAGGTCCAGCCCCATGGCACCGCTGACCCCCAAGGAGGCCAggtccagccccacagcaccacTGACCCCAGAGGAGGCTGGGTCTGGCCCCATGGTACTGCTGACCCCAGGGGAGACCAGGTCCATCCCTATGACACCACTGACCCTCAAGGAGGTCAGATCCAGCCCCGTGGCACCACTCACCCCAGAGGAGGCCAGGTCCATCCCTACGACACCGCTGACCCCCAAGGAGACCAGGTCCATCCCCATGGCACCGTTGACCCCAGAGGAGGCCAggtccagccccacagcaccgCTGACTCTGGAGGAGGTGCGGATGCTGGTGGAGCTCTTCTACCTGCCCTACCATCATGGGCTACTGGCGCAGCAACTCCTGGAGCACTTTCGGTGGCTCCGGGCAAACAGCTTCAGTGTGGGGGTCCCGTCCACGGCACCCGATGCCTGCGGGGTAAGGCTGGtccaggtgctgctgtgggacGGTGCCTGTCATGGTTGCGCTGACACCCGGTCTGTCCACAGGGCACGCAGTGGCGTAACCGAGCCCAGtccttccagcagctctgcgCTCAGACATGCCACCTGCACAGCCGCTTTGTCAGTAGCGCTGGACAGGCGCTGCTTTATGACCTCCACCCCTACCTCTGGGACATCCGCAACATGCTGCTGGCTACCAGTGCCTTCGTTCTGTGGCTGGGTATGTGGTTGATGCCAGCCCTGAGCCAGCCCCCTGGACTCTTAGTGTGTATTTGGACCCTGGCCAAATCCAGCCATGTTGAAGCACAGGGGCCCCTAGGCGCTGTGGCACACCCAGGGCACCTGAAGCTTGTTCTGTGGTGATCCACTGTTTCTACCCCCTAAAGATGTGAAGGTGCCTGGAACCCCCTCCCACGGTCTGGGTCCCCGTGTTGAGCTGGTGCCAGGGTGCCTCCCGGGAGTGCACCTCCCCTTGACACCCTCCTCACTGCTGACCCATGTCCCATGCTGACCACCTTGCCTCC contains:
- the LOC102050212 gene encoding protein O-GlcNAcase-like isoform X9 produces the protein MAGRPRFLCGVVEGFYGRPWSMEQRKLLFQWLKHWGLNCYMYAPKDELKHRLLWREPYTEHEAACMQSLIEAAQEQGVEFVFAISAGQDMVFSSAGDRLLLQQKLRQVAALGCHSFALLFDDIDPCMCQADRDVFPSLAQAQASVANEVYQELGQPSIFLFCPTEYCSSLCSPSPSQSCYLLTIGQELLPGIGVIWTGPKVVSQELSASLLKEVEGVLHRRPVIWDNLYANDYDCRRVFLGPYTGRAPGLMPRLHGLLLNPNCELQANFIPMHTLGSWFRSELGSCARSDHTGTEAAAALGDSQGPQEGSYSPQEALELALHDWVVEINRQALEPGGRSPGHPSIRLKGGVRLQSGTAGGLGATPDPQPHDTVPSGEQPCSMAPGQRRRKVTSEPENGTGSRTFASSWQSPTGDGDQLATGSRASCEPSSALPSMAGSVQCTGTPVATKTLHSPGPTMCCSNGANTSQNLLIPTSDARTGGGSPPEPHSSIQPTASRADTPQTWPGPGACTSPGSQALLIDGARASPGPMAPLTPEEAGSIPMAPLTPKEASSSPTAPLTPEGAGSGPMVLLTPEEAESGPMVPLTPKEARSSPTAPPAAEEARSIPMALLTPKEARSSPTAPLAPEGAGAGPMVLLTPEEAGSGPMVPLTPKEARSSTTAPLTPEEAGSGPMVPLTPKEARSSTTAPVTPEEAGSGPMVPLTPKEARSSTTAPVTPEEAGSGPMVPLTPKEARSSPMAPLTPKEARSSPTAPLTPEEAGSGPMVLLTPGETRSIPMTPLTLKEVRSSPVAPLTPEEARSIPTTPLTPKETRSIPMAPLTPEEARSSPTAPLTLEEVRMLVELFYLPYHHGLLAQQLLEHFRWLRANSFSVGVPSTAPDACGGTQWRNRAQSFQQLCAQTCHLHSRFVSSAGQALLYDLHPYLWDIRNMLLATSAFVLWLDGHLLCESDPKGTWGSCFGWCQSIAAPILLGGDAEPWVRRGGLFGELQALLPVGNSCDLFYHPPPLFPASQPYLLRPLLPLDKGELYRMCRESLDCDPKVAEILAAHPDLLGDRLLGSFLSLSPEYTFVLEDEAGPCGYAAGTLCAEGFLQQRDSSWLPAIRHKYPRDLGMGASALGQDTLEEALLFFNAEPPAVPLPVLQRFPSLVQLGMAPRVLDVGVSCSLAICLLSALRANGSRGVFCQVSDTDRQQLSFYSRLGFVALPVAWGSSPGTRLLGRLL
- the LOC102050212 gene encoding protein O-GlcNAcase-like isoform X5, producing the protein MRQPACSLSSKLPKSRVWSLFLPFLRARTWCFQVPGIGSCCSKNSGRSPSSQCPCLQVAALGCHSFALLFDDIDPCMCQADRDVFPSLAQAQASVANEVYQELGQPSIFLFCPTEYCSSLCSPSPSQSCYLLTIGQELLPGIGVIWTGPKVVSQELSASLLKEVEGVLHRRPVIWDNLYANDYDCRRVFLGPYTGRAPGLMPRLHGLLLNPNCELQANFIPMHTLGSWFRSELGSCARSDHTGTEAAAALGDSQGPQEGSYSPQEALELALHDWVVEINRQALEPGGRSPGHPSIRLKGGVRLQSGTAGGLGATPDPQPHDTVPSGEQPCSMAPGQRRRKVTSEPENGTGSRTFASSWQSPTGDGDQLATGSRASCEPSSALPSMAGSVQCTGTPVATKTLHSPGPTMCCSNGANTSQNLLIPTSDARTGGGSPPEPHSSIQPTASRADTPQTWPGPGACTSPGSQALLIDGARASPGPMAPLTPEEAGSIPMAPLTPKEASSSPTAPLTPEGAGSGPMVLLTPEEAESGPMVPLTPKEARSSPTAPPAAEEARSIPMALLTPKEARSSPTAPLAPEGAGAGPMVLLTPEEAGSGPMVPLTPKEARSSTTAPLTPEEAGSGPMVPLTPKEARSSTTAPVTPEEAGSGPMVPLTPKEARSSTTAPVTPEEAGSGPMVPLTPKEARSSPMAPLTPKEARSSPTAPLTPEEAGSGPMVLLTPGETRSIPMTPLTLKEVRSSPVAPLTPEEARSIPTTPLTPKETRSIPMAPLTPEEARSSPTAPLTLEEVRMLVELFYLPYHHGLLAQQLLEHFRWLRANSFSVGVPSTAPDACGGTQWRNRAQSFQQLCAQTCHLHSRFVSSAGQALLYDLHPYLWDIRNMLLATSAFVLWLDGHLLCESDPKGTWGSCFGWCQSIAAPILLGGDAEPWVRRGGLFGELQALLPVGNSCDLFYHPPPLFPASQPYLLRPLLPLDKGELYRMCRESLDCDPKVAEILAAHPDLLGDRLLGSFLSLSPEYTFVLEDEAGPCGYAAGTLCAEGFLQQRDSSWLPAIRHKYPRDLGMGASALGQDTLEEALLFFNAEPPAVPLPVLQRFPSLVQLGMAPRVLDVGVSCSLAICLLSALRANGSRGVFCQVSDTDRQQLSFYSRLGFVALPVAWGSSPGTRLLGRLL
- the LOC102050212 gene encoding protein O-GlcNAcase-like isoform X6; amino-acid sequence: MSLHAVSHRSCPRAGCGVCFCHFCGPGHGVFKCRGSAPAAAKTQVAALGCHSFALLFDDIDPCMCQADRDVFPSLAQAQASVANEVYQELGQPSIFLFCPTEYCSSLCSPSPSQSCYLLTIGQELLPGIGVIWTGPKVVSQELSASLLKEVEGVLHRRPVIWDNLYANDYDCRRVFLGPYTGRAPGLMPRLHGLLLNPNCELQANFIPMHTLGSWFRSELGSCARSDHTGTEAAAALGDSQGPQEGSYSPQEALELALHDWVVEINRQALEPGGRSPGHPSIRLKGGVRLQSGTAGGLGATPDPQPHDTVPSGEQPCSMAPGQRRRKVTSEPENGTGSRTFASSWQSPTGDGDQLATGSRASCEPSSALPSMAGSVQCTGTPVATKTLHSPGPTMCCSNGANTSQNLLIPTSDARTGGGSPPEPHSSIQPTASRADTPQTWPGPGACTSPGSQALLIDGARASPGPMAPLTPEEAGSIPMAPLTPKEASSSPTAPLTPEGAGSGPMVLLTPEEAESGPMVPLTPKEARSSPTAPPAAEEARSIPMALLTPKEARSSPTAPLAPEGAGAGPMVLLTPEEAGSGPMVPLTPKEARSSTTAPLTPEEAGSGPMVPLTPKEARSSTTAPVTPEEAGSGPMVPLTPKEARSSTTAPVTPEEAGSGPMVPLTPKEARSSPMAPLTPKEARSSPTAPLTPEEAGSGPMVLLTPGETRSIPMTPLTLKEVRSSPVAPLTPEEARSIPTTPLTPKETRSIPMAPLTPEEARSSPTAPLTLEEVRMLVELFYLPYHHGLLAQQLLEHFRWLRANSFSVGVPSTAPDACGGTQWRNRAQSFQQLCAQTCHLHSRFVSSAGQALLYDLHPYLWDIRNMLLATSAFVLWLDGHLLCESDPKGTWGSCFGWCQSIAAPILLGGDAEPWVRRGGLFGELQALLPVGNSCDLFYHPPPLFPASQPYLLRPLLPLDKGELYRMCRESLDCDPKVAEILAAHPDLLGDRLLGSFLSLSPEYTFVLEDEAGPCGYAAGTLCAEGFLQQRDSSWLPAIRHKYPRDLGMGASALGQDTLEEALLFFNAEPPAVPLPVLQRFPSLVQLGMAPRVLDVGVSCSLAICLLSALRANGSRGVFCQVSDTDRQQLSFYSRLGFVALPVAWGSSPGTRLLGRLL
- the LOC102050212 gene encoding protein O-GlcNAcase-like isoform X7, encoding MQSLIEAAQEQGVEFVFAISAGQDMVFSSAGDRLLLQQKLRQVAALGCHSFALLFDDIDPCMCQADRDVFPSLAQAQASVANEVYQELGQPSIFLFCPTEYCSSLCSPSPSQSCYLLTIGQELLPGIGVIWTGPKVVSQELSASLLKEVEGVLHRRPVIWDNLYANDYDCRRVFLGPYTGRAPGLMPRLHGLLLNPNCELQANFIPMHTLGSWFRSELGSCARSDHTGTEAAAALGDSQGPQEGSYSPQEALELALHDWVVEINRQALEPGGRSPGHPSIRLKGGVRLQSGTAGGLGATPDPQPHDTVPSGEQPCSMAPGQRRRKVTSEPENGTGSRTFASSWQSPTGDGDQLATGSRASCEPSSALPSMAGSVQCTGTPVATKTLHSPGPTMCCSNGANTSQNLLIPTSDARTGGGSPPEPHSSIQPTASRADTPQTWPGPGACTSPGSQALLIDGARASPGPMAPLTPEEAGSIPMAPLTPKEASSSPTAPLTPEGAGSGPMVLLTPEEAESGPMVPLTPKEARSSPTAPPAAEEARSIPMALLTPKEARSSPTAPLAPEGAGAGPMVLLTPEEAGSGPMVPLTPKEARSSTTAPLTPEEAGSGPMVPLTPKEARSSTTAPVTPEEAGSGPMVPLTPKEARSSTTAPVTPEEAGSGPMVPLTPKEARSSPMAPLTPKEARSSPTAPLTPEEAGSGPMVLLTPGETRSIPMTPLTLKEVRSSPVAPLTPEEARSIPTTPLTPKETRSIPMAPLTPEEARSSPTAPLTLEEVRMLVELFYLPYHHGLLAQQLLEHFRWLRANSFSVGVPSTAPDACGGTQWRNRAQSFQQLCAQTCHLHSRFVSSAGQALLYDLHPYLWDIRNMLLATSAFVLWLDGHLLCESDPKGTWGSCFGWCQSIAAPILLGGDAEPWVRRGGLFGELQALLPVGNSCDLFYHPPPLFPASQPYLLRPLLPLDKGELYRMCRESLDCDPKVAEILAAHPDLLGDRLLGSFLSLSPEYTFVLEDEAGPCGYAAGTLCAEGFLQQRDSSWLPAIRHKYPRDLGMGASALGQDTLEEALLFFNAEPPAVPLPVLQRFPSLVQLGMAPRVLDVGVSCSLAICLLSALRANGSRGVFCQVSDTDRQQLSFYSRLGFVALPVAWGSSPGTRLLGRLL